The Campylobacterota bacterium genome window below encodes:
- the purD gene encoding phosphoribosylamine--glycine ligase, whose translation MRVMVIGSGGREFAIGRVLKQDPAVTKLYFAPGNGATPMLGENVSIKDYDELARFALDNGIDLTIVGPEGPLSEGVVDVFKSKGLVIFGPSKAAAQLEGSKVYMKNFLAKNNIPTARYIETDHIGDAFKFIESLSAPIVVKADGLCAGKGVIIAMSHEEAKVAVSEMLSGKAFGDAGKRVVVEEFLDGYELSMFALCDGKDFILLPAAQDHKRLLDNDEGPNTGGMGAYAPTPLVDEVIYEKVKERIIRPTLKGMQEEGAPFEGVLFIGLMIVNGEPLTLEFNVRFGDPECEILMPLLKTPASELFYKAATKQLDTLKVEFHDRYAVGVVMASRDYPYTNSEPAEIIVDEIHHEEIAQNTHIAYAGVSAEDGKLYATGGRVLVCVGVGESIKQARDRAYMLCGQVHYAGKKLRTDIAYQALR comes from the coding sequence ATGCGCGTAATGGTCATCGGTAGCGGCGGACGGGAGTTTGCCATCGGCAGAGTCCTGAAACAGGATCCTGCGGTTACGAAACTCTATTTTGCCCCGGGTAACGGCGCGACGCCGATGCTCGGCGAAAACGTATCGATCAAAGACTATGACGAACTGGCGCGGTTTGCCCTGGATAACGGCATCGATCTAACCATCGTCGGCCCCGAAGGGCCGCTGAGCGAGGGCGTGGTGGATGTATTCAAATCGAAGGGGCTGGTTATTTTCGGCCCCTCGAAAGCCGCGGCGCAGCTGGAAGGCTCCAAAGTCTACATGAAAAACTTTTTGGCCAAGAACAACATCCCGACCGCACGCTACATCGAAACCGATCACATCGGGGATGCTTTCAAATTCATCGAATCGCTGAGCGCGCCGATCGTCGTCAAAGCCGACGGGCTGTGCGCCGGAAAAGGGGTCATCATCGCGATGAGCCATGAGGAAGCGAAAGTCGCCGTGTCGGAGATGCTCAGCGGTAAAGCGTTCGGGGATGCGGGCAAGCGGGTCGTCGTCGAAGAATTCCTGGACGGTTACGAATTGTCGATGTTCGCGCTGTGCGACGGAAAGGATTTTATCCTTCTCCCCGCGGCGCAGGATCACAAACGCCTTTTGGACAACGACGAAGGGCCCAATACCGGAGGGATGGGAGCGTACGCCCCGACGCCGCTTGTGGACGAAGTGATTTACGAGAAGGTGAAAGAACGGATCATCCGTCCGACCCTCAAAGGGATGCAGGAAGAGGGGGCCCCTTTCGAAGGCGTTTTGTTTATCGGGCTGATGATCGTCAACGGCGAGCCGCTGACGCTGGAATTCAACGTTCGCTTCGGCGATCCCGAGTGTGAAATTCTGATGCCGCTGCTCAAAACACCGGCGAGCGAACTCTTTTACAAAGCGGCGACCAAGCAGCTCGATACCCTGAAAGTCGAATTCCACGACCGATATGCCGTCGGCGTCGTCATGGCCAGCCGCGATTATCCCTATACCAATTCCGAACCGGCCGAAATCATCGTGGATGAGATTCATCACGAGGAGATTGCCCAAAATACCCATATCGCGTATGCCGGAGTCAGTGCCGAGGACGGGAAACTCTACGCAACCGGAGGGCGGGTGCTGGTGTGCGTCGGTGTCGGTGAGAGCATTAAACAGGCCCGGGACCGCGCCTACATGCTGTGCGGGCAGGTCCATTACGCGGGGAAAAAACTCCGCACCGATATCGCCTACCAAGCGTTGCGCTGA
- a CDS encoding MlaD family protein: MKLEAKIGLFVLMALGALLFLSTQVTSFGTWGGETYPANAYVDDASGIEEHTHVLMNGVKIGEISDIAIEGKRVRLELAIDEGVKIPLDSSVIVAQESLLGTKVLNIVVGDSPQMLASGGTLPQAKRYASFDQTSDSVNAAARELELLMRDFRQTLDDEHRKAIQEAIIAFRNVGVNLDGVIVENREDLHAAIANFRAMSAGFAQSADTVNKDLPEIMARINSLTTRMDNISGALEHKLPEAVDKFVKIEDNVSDILSENRSSLKTALTSAGDFFKSGEQAFAKVDSMLSNFTTSELQVAMHTDYMMRDQYGKVYLGVNYLPNPETYYMFDLISTDDYSQYTTNPPGKHKESELYYSLQYGKRFDNLLLRFGAIESTGGIGFDYFMNHDRLKFSAEAFDFNAVNDVRSERAHLKAQLRYQMLKHLELYGGWDNFLNPQSQNLFLGLGLRFIDNDIKYTFGAASMAR, from the coding sequence ATGAAACTGGAAGCTAAAATCGGTCTTTTCGTTCTGATGGCGTTGGGGGCCTTGTTGTTCCTTTCGACGCAGGTGACGTCGTTTGGTACCTGGGGCGGTGAAACCTATCCCGCCAACGCCTACGTCGACGACGCATCGGGAATCGAGGAACATACGCACGTTCTGATGAACGGGGTCAAAATCGGCGAAATCAGCGACATAGCGATCGAAGGAAAGCGGGTCCGTCTCGAACTGGCCATCGACGAAGGGGTCAAAATTCCGCTCGACTCCTCAGTCATCGTCGCACAGGAGTCGTTGCTGGGGACGAAAGTGCTCAATATCGTCGTCGGTGATTCACCGCAGATGCTTGCAAGCGGGGGCACTCTGCCGCAGGCAAAACGTTATGCCTCGTTCGATCAGACCAGCGACTCGGTCAACGCCGCCGCCCGCGAGCTCGAACTGCTGATGCGTGATTTTCGCCAAACGCTGGATGATGAACACCGCAAAGCGATCCAGGAAGCGATCATCGCTTTTCGAAACGTCGGGGTCAACCTAGATGGCGTCATCGTCGAAAACCGCGAAGACCTGCACGCCGCGATCGCCAATTTCAGGGCGATGAGCGCCGGATTCGCCCAAAGCGCCGATACGGTAAACAAAGACCTGCCCGAAATCATGGCCCGGATCAATTCGCTGACGACGCGGATGGACAACATCAGCGGCGCGCTCGAGCACAAACTCCCCGAAGCGGTCGATAAATTCGTCAAAATCGAAGACAACGTCAGCGACATCCTGAGCGAAAACCGCTCGTCGCTCAAAACGGCTCTCACCTCCGCGGGGGACTTCTTCAAAAGCGGGGAGCAGGCGTTCGCGAAAGTCGATTCGATGCTCTCGAACTTTACGACCAGCGAGCTGCAGGTGGCGATGCATACCGATTACATGATGCGCGATCAGTACGGCAAGGTTTATCTGGGGGTAAACTACCTTCCCAATCCCGAAACGTACTACATGTTTGACCTGATCAGCACCGACGATTACTCGCAATACACGACAAACCCCCCGGGCAAACACAAAGAGAGCGAACTCTATTATTCGCTCCAGTACGGGAAACGTTTCGACAATCTCCTGCTCCGTTTCGGGGCGATCGAATCGACCGGGGGGATCGGGTTTGACTATTTTATGAACCACGACCGCCTGAAGTTTTCGGCCGAAGCGTTCGATTTCAATGCCGTCAACGACGTCCGCTCCGAGCGGGCGCATCTCAAAGCGCAATTGCGCTACCAGATGCTCAAGCATCTTGAACTCTACGGCGGATGGGACAATTTCCTCAACCCGCAATCGCAGAACCTCTTCCTGGGGCTTGGATTGCGCTTTATCGACAACGACATCAAATATACGTTCGGTGCCGCATCGATGGCACGGTAA
- the lptD gene encoding LPS assembly protein LptD: MRKFGWISLVASTILLGSDRVELVGTHADMNGSTAYAGGNPVMLYQDQIMSAEEMFYDKNTTVVEAKGSVNVFKANQYHIISDYARYNLTTDKRYSKPYYMLDQASGNWLSTEEAEACENEIDLSSGAVSGCESTDPLWKIRFSSANYDTEAMWLNLFNARLVINDVPVFYLPYFGYPTDRTRRSGLLIPSFGWSNSEGFYYQQPIYLAPHNWWDLELRPQIRTSRGEGMYADFRFVDTLSSQGSIRVGYFKEQAAYAEKQDLANQKHYGYEVDYIHKAPLREWLGLSLPGESGLYVDGAWMNDVDYLNLQKSDQTQNVTSNQVMSRINAYYNGEDHYLGAYFKHYQYLDLANNDRTIQTIPTLHYHRYLQTFMEDHLLINGEATATHYYRPDGKRAIQGDFSVPVVLQTALFDEYLDASYTMNASSRVISFYGNPYSDDTNRYEQGLYAQLDHTFALSSTLVRPYESYVHAITPSVSYTAAGSRRYSGYYETFHSSQQCIPGNTNAACEYYTLNEPSDTLSLGLNNYLFEDGKQILADRLSQNFRFDEAGSYYGELQNELEWQITEAVSFYNQTSYHHDRNRITKEQNSLRYNNGVVSAGINHYYTDQLLNNQTVYSSYWTADAAYQYNRNYRIFGSVAYDYREDLMKTSEIGFLYSRRCLDFGLRLVQNRRPILTNASANDSVNDSYIFITIVLKPVGGSEFNYKLSGN, from the coding sequence ATGCGTAAGTTCGGCTGGATCAGTTTGGTCGCATCGACGATACTTTTGGGTTCCGACCGGGTCGAGCTGGTCGGAACCCATGCCGACATGAATGGTTCGACCGCGTATGCGGGGGGAAACCCTGTGATGCTCTATCAAGACCAGATCATGAGCGCCGAAGAGATGTTTTACGACAAAAATACCACCGTCGTTGAAGCCAAGGGGTCGGTGAACGTTTTCAAGGCGAATCAGTACCACATCATCAGCGACTACGCCCGGTATAATCTTACGACCGACAAGCGCTATTCAAAGCCCTATTACATGCTCGATCAGGCGAGCGGCAACTGGCTGAGTACCGAAGAGGCCGAAGCGTGCGAAAACGAAATTGATCTCTCCAGCGGAGCGGTATCGGGATGTGAATCGACCGATCCGCTCTGGAAAATCCGCTTTAGCAGTGCGAATTACGACACCGAAGCGATGTGGCTGAACCTCTTTAACGCCCGCCTCGTCATCAACGACGTCCCCGTTTTTTATCTCCCCTATTTCGGGTATCCGACCGACCGGACCCGGCGCAGCGGTCTGCTGATCCCCAGTTTCGGATGGTCCAATTCCGAGGGGTTTTATTATCAGCAGCCGATCTACCTCGCCCCCCACAACTGGTGGGACCTGGAGCTTCGCCCCCAGATCCGTACTTCGCGCGGGGAGGGGATGTACGCCGATTTCCGTTTCGTCGACACCCTCTCTTCCCAGGGCTCCATTCGCGTCGGATATTTCAAAGAACAGGCCGCTTACGCCGAGAAACAGGACCTTGCGAACCAGAAACACTACGGATATGAAGTCGATTACATCCACAAAGCTCCGCTACGCGAATGGCTCGGCTTATCGCTTCCGGGAGAATCGGGATTGTACGTCGACGGCGCGTGGATGAACGACGTCGATTACCTGAACCTCCAAAAATCGGATCAGACGCAAAACGTCACCTCGAATCAGGTGATGTCGCGTATCAATGCCTACTACAACGGCGAAGATCATTATCTCGGTGCCTATTTCAAACATTACCAGTACCTGGACCTGGCCAACAACGACCGCACAATCCAGACGATTCCGACATTGCACTATCACCGTTATCTCCAGACGTTTATGGAAGACCACCTCCTCATCAACGGGGAGGCGACCGCAACGCACTATTACCGTCCCGACGGCAAACGGGCGATACAGGGCGATTTCAGCGTCCCGGTCGTATTGCAAACGGCGCTGTTCGATGAATACCTCGACGCCAGCTACACGATGAACGCCTCATCGCGGGTCATCAGTTTTTACGGCAACCCTTACAGTGACGATACCAACCGTTACGAACAGGGGCTCTACGCGCAGCTGGACCACACTTTCGCCCTCTCCTCGACGCTGGTGCGCCCGTACGAATCGTACGTTCACGCGATTACCCCGAGCGTGAGCTATACCGCCGCCGGAAGCCGCCGATACAGCGGTTATTACGAAACGTTTCATTCCAGCCAGCAATGTATTCCGGGGAATACGAATGCCGCGTGCGAATACTATACCCTCAACGAGCCCAGCGATACCCTCTCCCTGGGACTGAACAACTACCTTTTCGAAGACGGCAAACAGATTCTCGCCGACCGGCTGTCGCAGAATTTCCGTTTCGACGAAGCGGGCAGCTATTACGGGGAGCTGCAAAACGAGCTGGAGTGGCAGATCACCGAGGCGGTTTCGTTTTACAACCAGACCTCTTACCACCACGACCGCAACCGCATCACCAAAGAGCAAAATTCACTGCGCTATAATAACGGGGTTGTAAGTGCGGGAATCAACCACTACTACACCGACCAGCTCCTGAACAACCAGACGGTCTATTCGAGTTACTGGACGGCCGATGCGGCATACCAGTACAACCGTAATTACCGGATATTCGGATCGGTCGCCTACGATTACCGTGAGGATTTGATGAAAACAAGCGAAATCGGATTCCTCTATTCGCGGCGTTGTCTGGATTTCGGTCTGCGGCTGGTTCAGAACCGTCGGCCGATTCTCACCAACGCGAGTGCAAACGATTCGGTGAACGATTCGTATATCTTTATCACGATCGTCCTCAAACCGGTCGGGGGGTCTGAGTTCAACTATAAACTCAGCGGCAACTAA
- a CDS encoding RDD family protein → MDEQLETLLERERLEPASLRKRAAAFGIDEILLSVLMFVILWDAISAAKTVEQMIALTNSFLLEFMAIKIVYHTFFTMQYGASLGKIIMKIRVIELATLSNPGFLSAFNRSVFRVVSEVLFYLGFLWAMLDPYRRSWHDRTARTLVIDA, encoded by the coding sequence ATGGACGAACAACTCGAAACGCTGCTGGAGCGCGAACGGCTCGAACCCGCCTCCCTGCGCAAGCGGGCTGCGGCGTTCGGGATCGATGAGATACTTTTGTCGGTATTGATGTTCGTCATTTTGTGGGATGCCATTTCCGCGGCCAAAACGGTCGAACAGATGATTGCCCTCACCAACAGTTTTCTCCTCGAGTTTATGGCGATCAAAATCGTCTACCACACGTTTTTTACGATGCAATACGGCGCGAGCCTGGGGAAAATCATCATGAAAATCCGTGTGATCGAACTGGCTACCCTGTCGAACCCGGGATTTTTGAGCGCGTTCAACCGGAGCGTTTTCCGCGTAGTGAGCGAAGTGCTTTTCTATCTGGGATTTTTGTGGGCGATGCTCGATCCCTACCGCCGTAGCTGGCATGACCGCACCGCGCGTACATTGGTGATCGATGCGTAA
- a CDS encoding uroporphyrinogen-III synthase, which produces MRPVYLVSKTPYPGVVHVPVLAIRFLTPLIDFSRYDGIVFTSKQGIEALKRYEADWKELLCVCVSEPTAEHARNAGAANVFSGNGYGESLPDLLSRFGAGKRWLYLRPETVASDWAERARNEKGISVDEAIVYETICNPESDGIEIPENAVLVFTSPSSIRCYLERYALLDTHSVVAIGMTTEKALPQGVDVCLSEETSVASAVKMACEIAGSGKK; this is translated from the coding sequence GTGCGCCCCGTATATCTTGTTTCCAAGACCCCTTATCCGGGGGTCGTCCATGTCCCCGTCCTTGCCATCCGTTTTTTAACCCCTCTCATCGATTTTTCCCGATACGACGGAATCGTATTTACCTCCAAGCAGGGGATAGAAGCACTGAAACGCTATGAGGCTGACTGGAAAGAGCTGTTGTGCGTCTGTGTCTCCGAACCGACGGCCGAGCATGCCCGGAATGCAGGTGCGGCCAACGTTTTTTCGGGAAACGGTTACGGTGAAAGCCTTCCCGATCTGCTGAGCCGTTTCGGAGCAGGGAAGCGCTGGCTTTACCTGCGTCCTGAAACGGTGGCATCTGACTGGGCTGAGCGTGCGAGAAATGAAAAAGGGATTTCGGTGGATGAAGCAATCGTGTACGAAACGATCTGCAATCCCGAAAGCGACGGAATCGAGATACCCGAAAATGCGGTATTGGTTTTCACCTCTCCCTCGTCGATTCGGTGTTATCTGGAGCGGTATGCGCTTTTGGATACCCACAGCGTTGTTGCGATCGGAATGACGACCGAAAAAGCGCTGCCGCAGGGGGTCGATGTCTGCTTGAGCGAGGAGACCAGCGTTGCCTCCGCCGTTAAGATGGCCTGTGAAATTGCCGGTTCGGGCAAAAAATAA
- a CDS encoding phosphoribosyltransferase — protein MQQIKFKNRSDAAVQLKEVLPLDRMKNEGWSLVAVSAGGLVIADALNTRLKLPIDYLLSASITAPQNGECELARVSETEEIVILQPLIEAFDIQVDYIYGEATRKHEEKILSAIYRYRKGEHFESMKGKTVLLIDEGSETGLKLMCAIKTAFSQKAKAVYVAAPVIPSEVVEALDPIVDAVFCVHEIDDYVDTQCYYQEFDPVEEETIETILEKRDEL, from the coding sequence ATGCAGCAGATCAAGTTTAAAAACCGCTCCGACGCGGCGGTCCAGCTCAAAGAGGTGCTGCCGCTTGATCGGATGAAAAACGAAGGATGGAGTCTTGTCGCGGTCTCTGCGGGGGGGCTTGTCATTGCCGACGCCCTCAATACCCGCCTGAAACTTCCCATCGACTATCTTCTCTCGGCATCGATCACCGCTCCCCAAAACGGCGAATGCGAACTCGCGCGGGTGAGCGAAACCGAAGAGATCGTAATCCTGCAGCCCCTGATCGAAGCGTTTGATATCCAGGTGGATTATATCTACGGCGAAGCGACGCGCAAACACGAAGAGAAAATCCTCAGTGCGATCTACCGATACCGTAAAGGGGAACATTTCGAGTCGATGAAAGGAAAAACGGTCCTGCTCATCGACGAGGGGAGCGAAACGGGACTCAAACTGATGTGCGCGATCAAAACCGCGTTTTCGCAAAAGGCCAAGGCGGTATATGTCGCCGCACCGGTGATCCCCTCGGAGGTGGTCGAAGCGCTCGACCCGATCGTGGACGCCGTTTTCTGCGTCCATGAGATTGACGATTACGTCGATACGCAATGCTATTATCAGGAATTCGACCCCGTCGAGGAAGAGACGATAGAGACAATTTTGGAGAAAAGAGATGAACTATAA